The Rhodothermus marinus DSM 4252 DNA segment TCGGCAGCCCGCGCCAGCCGCACGCCTTCGGCTTCGTCCACCCGGGCCAGCAGCAGCATGCCCGCCAGGAAAAACAGCAGTACGGAGCTGACGCCCACGCGCTGGCTTCCCGACCAGTCCGTGAACAGCCCCAGTAGCAGCGGCCCGAGAAAGGCCGTGGCCTTTCCTGAAAAGGCAAAGAAGCCGTAAAACTCGTTGCGCTTGTCCGGCGGCGTAAAGCGTCCGAGTAGCGAGCGGCTGGCCGACTGGCTGGGACCGGCAAAAATCCCGATGAGCAGCGCAGCCACCCAGAAAAGGGTGCGGCTGGTGGTCACCACGGCCAGCAGGCTGGCCGCCGAAAGTCCCAGCAGGCTCAGCAAAAGCGTACGCTTGCCGCCCAGCCGGTCGTCTATAAACCCGAACAGCCAGGCGCCCAGCCCCGCCGCCACGTTGATGACGATGCCGAACACGATCAGCTCGTCGGCCTCAAAGCCGAACGTCCCGGCTGCATAGATGCCGCCGAAGGAAAAAATGGTCAGCAGGCCATCGTTGTAGAGCAACCGGGCCAGCAGCAGGCGCACCACCTGACGGTAGCGCCGCACTTCGCGAAACGTCTCGACGAGCTGGCGCGTGGCCTGCCGGAAAACCTTCCGCACCTCAGGGCGAACGGCCGGGCGCCGCTCGGGCACCCAGAGGAACAACGGCAGGCTGAACAGCCCGTACCAGAGCGCCACGAGCAGATTCGTAGCCCGAATGTTCGCGTGGCCCTCGCGAGAAAACCCCAGCAGCGGCGTTTCCGGCTGAATCAGCGCCACCAGCGCCACCACCAGGCAGAGCAACCCGCCCACATAGCCCAGCGCCCAGCCGTAGCCCGAGACCCGGCCGATTCGCTCCGGCGGGGCGATGTCCGGCAGAAACGCATTGTAGAAGACGTTCCCCAGCTCGAAGGCCACGTTGGCGATGGTAAAAAGCACGAGCGCCGCCAGCACCTCGCCGGATTGCGGAACGTAAAGCGCCGCCGTGGAGAGCACACAGAGCACCGTGACGGCCAGCAGGAATCGCTTGCGGTACCCGCCCTGATCGGCCAGAGCGCCCAGATACGGCGACAGCAGCGCCACGATCAGTCCGCTGGCTGTCACCGCCCGCGACCAGAGCGTCGTGCCGGAAATCGGATCCGGCGCCACGGCCTGCGTGAAATAGGCAGCGTAGACGAACGTGACGACCAGCGTCGTAAACGCCGAGTTCGCGAAATCATACAGCGCCCACGCCCAGATCGTGCGGGGCCGGTAGGCGGGCGTTTCCACGAAGCGATCCGTTGCCTGGTGATCGACCGGATGCAAAAAACGCAACCGAACCCGCAAAAGGCAAGGGGCACCGCCGCGGCCGCTACGGCTTAACGGAAATACCACCGCACAAAAAACAGCGGCCGGGAATACAGAGCAGAAAACCTGTCATTTTCCAGAAAGAGATGCATGTACAGCAGCTGTATTTCACCTCCCATTGAAAACCGACGGACCGGGAAGTATTCCATGCCGGTAGCTGGTCCTACCAGAAAACCAATGCCTGAGCTTTCTGAGCGAATGATAACGTCCGAGTAGATGGGTTCGTCGCGAACAGACTGAAATAACCACATCAATCCCAGCCGTCCGCCCCAGTAACTCAGCAGATTGTCAGTGACATACCGCTGAGCAAAAATGCCGGATCCAAGTTGCAATGCAAAACGTGTTTCTTCGCGCTCCACAGACGAAAAGTCTTCACGAAGCAGACCGATTTCCGGCTCCAGGCGCAGTCTTTCTGTCTCGATAGGGAGATAGCAACTGATCGGCATCGGAAGTTCATTTCGGGCCCTACTTACCACCACCGCCGTGATCCCCATCCCGAGCCCCCATCGTCGCACCGTTTGCGCCCGCACGTCCAATGCGCAGGTCGTCAGGATCAAAACAGCCAGACCCAACAGCGCATACGCACGCATGACGCCGACCAGCATAATTGATCGACAGAGTGCAGAGAATCCTCCTCGACGCTGTGATTTGTCGAAGTAAAAACAATGGACGCTACTTTGTCAACGCCGACGGTGGATCGGAGCCTGTGGGCCGAAGCGGCGTTGCACCAGGGCACACGCCGCCCTTAACTTATCGATAGGCTGCCCACGTAGCTCAGTTGGATAGAGCAGCGGCTTCCTAAGCCGTTGGTCGCAGGTTCGAGTCCTGCCGTGGGCACACGCAACAGGCGTAAGCTCCTGTTTTTTTAATCTGCAAATTCTCTGGTAAAACCAGGGTAAAGCCCAAAGGGCCTTTCCACGGATTTCGGAAGACGAAATCAAAGACCGGTGGAAGGTCGATAGCCTGTATAAAACCGCATGTAAGAAAACGGGCCCACACGGCGAAGCGCCCCTACCGGAAATCTGCGATCCCATATTGTCATTTTTTTAGAGTTAAGGTCTGGGTTGTTCTGGTGATACCACTTCCAATTCGTCGAGACGACATATGAGAAAGCTGCGGTGGAAGTGGTCGAGTCTCTGGATGGCGGGGCTGTTACTGGCCGCCTGCTCGCTTTTCGAGCCGGAAAAAAAGACGCGTTTTGATTACGGGGGCGATCCTCTGCCCGGCACCGAGAACCTGTACAATCTACGTTTATCCCCGGACGGCGAATGGGTGGCGCTGATCCGAGCCTATACGCCGGAACGGCTCGATCCGCCCAATCAACTCTGGCTGGTCCGTCGCGATGGTCGGCAGATGCGTTTTCTGGGACCCAGCATCGGTAGTGCCGACTGGTCGCCGGATGGTAAACGGCTTGCATTGAC contains these protein-coding regions:
- a CDS encoding MFS transporter, whose amino-acid sequence is METPAYRPRTIWAWALYDFANSAFTTLVVTFVYAAYFTQAVAPDPISGTTLWSRAVTASGLIVALLSPYLGALADQGGYRKRFLLAVTVLCVLSTAALYVPQSGEVLAALVLFTIANVAFELGNVFYNAFLPDIAPPERIGRVSGYGWALGYVGGLLCLVVALVALIQPETPLLGFSREGHANIRATNLLVALWYGLFSLPLFLWVPERRPAVRPEVRKVFRQATRQLVETFREVRRYRQVVRLLLARLLYNDGLLTIFSFGGIYAAGTFGFEADELIVFGIVINVAAGLGAWLFGFIDDRLGGKRTLLLSLLGLSAASLLAVVTTSRTLFWVAALLIGIFAGPSQSASRSLLGRFTPPDKRNEFYGFFAFSGKATAFLGPLLLGLFTDWSGSQRVGVSSVLLFFLAGMLLLARVDEAEGVRLARAAEADGT